The following is a genomic window from Mus pahari chromosome 1, PAHARI_EIJ_v1.1, whole genome shotgun sequence.
CTTGATCTCACTCTGTCACCCAGGTAGGAGTGACCTCACAATATTATCATTTTTGCTTCCTAGATAGAATGACATTCTCTTATGTGTTTAGCTTTATTCTAAGTATaacaagacacagagaaataacCTTGTAATATCAAACTACATTGTTTAGGTTCTCGTATTCAAATTTAGAAATTTTTGGAGTATCAATATATAAAACGTAGGACAACAGTGTCTGGCACAAAGGAGACTGGTGCCAGTGTTATTCTTAGagttaaaaacagacacattgataaCCAGTTATGGGTGGAAGAAGGGTTTATGGAGCCTTACCCCTCAGTACTTAACTATTGCTGATAGATTCAAAAAAAGGGACAGTCATTGTCTTCAGTTTTGTTCCCCTGGTAATTCCACAAGGTTGCAATGTGTAGCTCTAATCCAATGGTCACTTAAATGGCCCTGTAGAAACTGGGTGTGTCACAAACAAAATTAAGTCATGAATCTGGGAAAGGAACAAATAGAGAGGAGGAATAGTTGGTCCCTATCAAAAGAAGGTAAAAATGGCAGTAGGACAGAGTAACAGGAATGAGACAGAATAACAGGAATGACAAACACATGTGAAATTGTCAGAGAAATAGTGAGTAACTGAAAAAGATGCAGTGACTGCAtgatttttctctgtatttaaaaagacaaaactttaATATTTACTCTTCATCCTCACTATCTTTAAGCTCCCATATTTGCATGTCACCTGAGATTTCTTTTTCCCAACTTTCACAGGGACTAATATGAAGTGTCAGTTCTTCTCGGTTATGACCGAAATGATAGTGACTCTCCTGGAACTAGTCACTGAGAATGCTTTGAGGGTACATGTTGAAGAGATCCCTATGCATGCTTATGGATTTTGTGtggaacaagagagaaagagaccaaaATCTGAATTATGTTGGTATTAAATTCTTGGTTACTGAGGCTTTATCATATTTTCAACAGATATTTCCCTTGATTTTTGTACACCAAGGAGGATATTTTATAATCAGACTATGTAGCCAAGTAAGGTAAGTGGCCAAACCTGAACTTTAACATGGTATGCTATAGCACAATATGGTATTTCAAAATTTCTGCAACTTATTCCTTCTGAAACACAATTCTGTGGTTAGTATTCAGTATttatgaaagttttattttgcttaatagtTTTGAGTTATAGTTAGAAGATTGTCAACATAAAGTGCTTGAGTGATATGattcaaattgtttttctttttcttattttctcttttccaataAGATGTATACATTATTTATcttattaaaaacataatttatatttagtatgttattattgttgttcattGTTTATTAACAATACATTAAGAAGTAGTCTGAGCAATTTAAACTCAAGCTCTTTAAATTGTTTCTTCCCTATTTTATCATGTGTTTACTTGTGGGGGATatcatgtgtttacatgtgtttacTGGGGATTGAATACAGGGTCTTATGCACTCTGGGAAAGACAAACTATAGCAAATTGTTCATGTCTTTTCTTGATTTTGACAGGTAAAATACAATTCTAAAATGTATGTGGCCAACAGCAGTGGAATGAATGCATTCATACTCTTGGGACTAACTGACAACCCAGAGCTGGACGCCCCCCTGTTCATCACATTCAGTCTCATCTATCTCATCACACTGATTGGGAACCTGGGCATGATTGTGTTGATCTGGTTGGACTCCCGTCTCCACACGCCCATGTATATTTTCCTCAGTCACCTCTCTTTGGCAGACTGTGTTTACTCCTCCGCTGTGACTCCAAAAGTGATGGCTGGGCTTCTCACAGGGGATAAAGTTATCTCCTATGGAGGATGTGTTGCTCAAATGTTCTTCTTTGTTACTTTTGCCAGTGTTGACTGTTTCCTGCTTGCTGTCATGGCTTTTGACAGGCATGCTGCAGTGTGCAAGCCCTTACATTACACCACAACTATGACTActagtgtgtgtgcttgcatggtGATTGGCTGTTATGTGTTCAGTTTAGCTGAATCTTCTGTCTATATTGGGTTTATCTTTgatctctccttctgccattCTAATGTGATTCATCACTTTTTTTGTGATATACCTCCAATCCTAAATCTTTCCTGCTCTGATATATATACAAATGAGATTGTGCTCTTTATCATAACATCcttcaatgtctttttttctctgaTAGTTATCTTGACCTCCTATGCATTTATATTCATTGCTATCCTGAGGATGCATTCAGCAGAAGGACGGAAGAAAGCCTTCTCTACTTGTGCATCCCACCTCACTGCTGTAACTATATTCTATGGAACTATAATCTTCATGTACCTTCAGCCAAGTTCTAGTCATTCCATGGACAATGACCAAATGGCATCTGTTTTCTATACCACCGTAGTTCCCATGTTGAACCCAGTTGTTTATAGCTTAAGGAATAAAGAGGTTCATAATGCCTTCAAGAAAGCCATTGAGAAGTTGAAGTCTGCTCAACACCAAGTTCTAATTAGAGATTTATACAGTTTATGTAATTAATCATATATCTATTGTGTAGCAGAAATTTCCCACATTTAGTGGCTCTAGGAAATGATTTAGTATGGTACATGCTTGTCTGGTCAGAGAAGTTcctttgtgtttgtatttgggCTCAGTCATGGTGTTTAATGACTTACATGACTCCAGATTAGCCAAATGTTACAAGatagtctcattttctttttgttaatgaGAGTGGCTATTTTCTAGGAAATCTTTTTTCATATACTCATGGTCTCTTATAGTGTAGAGCATGATTCACATGGTTTATGTGAAATCTTGTGGAAGTTTTTTTTGCTGAATATaatgtaacttaaaattttaaccaAAAATGTACTCATTTCCTCAACCACTCTATACCAGGTGATGGTAGTTAAGCCTCACCAACATTTAAATATGAAGAAAGAGATACTAACTTTCGAGAAAGAGGGTGAGAATgaatttgttattgtttgttgaCTAGCACTTCTCTATATCAGCGATAATGTGAAACAATAATGCTAGTCtgctaaagaataaaaaatatggtCAATATGTAGAGAACCAGGAGCTGTGGAGTTCTCAACCTTAATTGATATATACATATCAGACTTCTCTACCCAGGGTTCAAGGATCTTTGTGAAAAAGAGGGATGGGAGATTATAAGAAGCCTAGGTGGTAGGCAAAatcaaggaaacagtgttttctggacacagaATGGCACTTACACATATGTATCTGCTCTTAGTGATTGTGATAGCATGCAAAAGATCTGCACAATCTTAAGTCAGACAAAATTCAagcacagaaggaggaggaggtaaaaACTTTTGGGAGAAggaaagtcaattttctttaatgatatgACCCTGGCCAGTTAAACTACACAACAGCTCGGGGTCTGCTTGCAGGACTATCTGGGGAGAGGCACACAGTGGACCATATGTgataggaggaagaaaaagtaaaatccaAGGTTTGGTGGGAAAGTATCGGTTGGTGGTTATGATGGAGTTGGGGAAGGGGTTGGTTATGTCCAAATATatcttataaaaatcaaaaaatttagaaatatcatataaaagtaaacaaaatatgaagacataaataaatattatttctcaAATAGTAGTAGCTCATGGAGAAGTGTGAAGATGTACTGCCTAGACTACTGTGATTCTAAATGCTATGCCAGGGTACATGCCTATttcatctgtttatttctgtCATTCTTGAAATTTTGAAAGtctatcttctttatttttatatttatttttctttggaaagaaaataagagatggacattatctttttttttttttgtaatttaggTATTGGCTATTGAGTAAAACTTGTCAAGGATTTAGTCTTACAGCCATGACTAGGTGCAAAATTGTTATTGGTATTGAATGTTTCTCTGAATGACAAAGTGCCTACCTGAAATCCATGTATTCTAGAAGAGAAACACTAAGTAGAGTTtgcaagtaaacaaacaagttGTCTGACTAATGCAACCTGAATCTAAATTtccaaacttatttaaaaatacctgAACTActaccttgacttttttttttatctcctagAACTTTTTtccatcaatttatttattctcttttcattctcctctcctcccattcccacTCTCCCAAATACCTGTGTTAACTAACCCTTTCCCTActtctcagagaaagggaagcccaCCTTGGGTACTGCCTGCTCTGGGACATCAAATTGCAGCAGGACTAAGTACATATCTTTCACTGAGATCTAACCAGTAAGTCCAGCTAGtagaaggggatccaatgtcagGAAACAGAGTCAATGACAgaccccactccaattgttatgggacccatatgaagaccaagctgcatatctgctgcAAATGTATCAGGGGCCTAGGTCCCACCCATtcatgatctttggttggtgattcagtctctgtgaacccccatgGGGTCAGGTCAGTTGACTCtaggttttcttgtagtgtccttcACCCTCATGACTCCCTCAATatttcctccaactcttccccaAGACTCTCCAAACTCCCcttgatgtttggctgtgtgtctctgcctctgtttccattctCTACTGGATGAAGCCTTTCAGAGACAATTAGCTCCTATCtccaagcatagcagagtatcattgatagtgtcaAGCTTAAGtagattttattcgatattagaatggctactccagcttgtttctttggaccattagcttggaaaattgttttccagccctttactctgaagtagtgtctgtctttgtccctgaggtgggtttcttatatgcagcaaaatgttgggtcttgtttatgcagacagtctgttagtctatgtctttttattggggaattaagtcaaTTGATGTGGGGCATTGAGCTATGCACAGAcaagctggtctccagtcaagctgagatgctgaaccccggCACCCggtggtcataatttacctacatgggatggaagga
Proteins encoded in this region:
- the LOC110329660 gene encoding olfactory receptor 5B2-like, with the translated sequence MYVANSSGMNAFILLGLTDNPELDAPLFITFSLIYLITLIGNLGMIVLIWLDSRLHTPMYIFLSHLSLADCVYSSAVTPKVMAGLLTGDKVISYGGCVAQMFFFVTFASVDCFLLAVMAFDRHAAVCKPLHYTTTMTTSVCACMVIGCYVFSLAESSVYIGFIFDLSFCHSNVIHHFFCDIPPILNLSCSDIYTNEIVLFIITSFNVFFSLIVILTSYAFIFIAILRMHSAEGRKKAFSTCASHLTAVTIFYGTIIFMYLQPSSSHSMDNDQMASVFYTTVVPMLNPVVYSLRNKEVHNAFKKAIEKLKSAQHQVLIRDLYSLCN